In a genomic window of Thermosynechococcus sp. CL-1:
- a CDS encoding FeoC-like transcriptional regulator — protein MLLQLQDYIQKHHVVSLEELVAHFQVPPAMIELILSQLIRKGRVKKIIPSHCGGCYQCGSYPLELYEWRINNAIPSNDQPAQ, from the coding sequence ATGCTCTTACAACTACAGGACTATATTCAGAAGCACCACGTGGTTTCCTTGGAAGAATTGGTTGCCCATTTTCAGGTACCGCCAGCGATGATTGAACTGATCCTTAGCCAACTCATCCGCAAAGGACGGGTGAAAAAAATCATCCCTAGCCACTGTGGCGGCTGTTATCAGTGTGGCTCTTACCCTCTTGAACTTTACGAATGGAGAATCAACAATGCTATCCCAAGCAATGACCAACCGGCTCAATGA